A single window of Silurus meridionalis isolate SWU-2019-XX chromosome 11, ASM1480568v1, whole genome shotgun sequence DNA harbors:
- the pcolcea gene encoding procollagen C-endopeptidase enhancer a, which yields MEHLSRTLSSLWFLLLLVFGWTHSQTNNHTRPEFKCGGNLNGDSGFVASEDFPTYYKPDSKCTWYITVPEGNVVTLSFRIFDFEADTLCRYDFLDIYNGHSNMAQKLGRFCGTFRPGTLISTSNTMMLQMESDSATGGRGFLAQFIGAKPHLNDQQLCGGKMTKPQGTFETPNWPEKNYPPGISCLWLITVDPDKVIEVKFDKFDVERDTYCRFDYVAFYNGGESDASRRIGKYCGDKAPDPIVTNSNALLVQFVSDQSVTSDGFMASYSSVPRGHSVQPGSRVHSSPTVPRLGPVLPRKPIITMTTEATTTTTTTKAPRRRPPPNPNQPDRPSSRKPESSQPNPAVPGSNPLCPETCKRDGSIKASFCSSEFVITGKVTALSPAPQGRLLATVSIIKAYKSGGLTITQAGETMTVKLVLMCRTCPVLRRGQNFIVMGQVDEDGRGILPPGSFTALYKAQHDKILTSLNNQPC from the exons ATGGAGCATCTGAGCAGAACCTTGTCCTCTTTAtggtttttacttttactggttTTTGGATGGACACACAGCCAGACGAATAACCACACAag GCCGGAGTTTAAATGTGGAGGGAATCTGAATGGAGACTCAGGCTTCGTGGCCAGTGAGGATTTTCCAACATACTATAAACCAGACAGCAAGTGCACTTGGTACATCACT GTCCCAGAAGGCAACGTGGTCACgctctccttcaggatttttgaCTTTGAGGCCGACACTCTGTGCCGATATGATTTCCTGGACATATATAATGGTCACTCGAACATGGCACAGAAGTTGGGTCGGTTTTGCGGGACGTTTCGGCCTGGCACGCTCATCTCCACCTCCAACACCATGATGCTGCAAATGGAATCTGACTCAGCAACCGGGGGACGTGGCTTCCTTGCTCAATTTATTGGAGCAAAACCACACCTGAATG ATCAACAGTTGTGTGGTGGAAAGATGACAAAACCACAAGGCACATTTGAAACTCCCAACTGGCCAGAGAAAAATTACCCTCCAGGCATCAGTTGCTTGTGGCTCATCACTGTGGATCCAGACAAG GTGATTGAGGTGAAGTTCGATAAGTTTGATGTGGAGCGTGATACATACTGTCGCTTCGATTACGTGGCATTTTATAATGGGGGAGAGAGTGATGCCTCCAGACGCATCGGAAAATACTGCGGTGACAAGGCACCTGA cCCCATCGTGACCAACAGTAACGCTCTCCTGGTGCAGTTTGTGTCTGACCAGAGCGTCACTTCTGACGGATTCATGGCCTCATATTCCAGTGTCCCAAGAGGGCATTCTGTCCAGCCAGGATCCCGTGTGCACTCATCACCCACAGTTCCACGGCTCGGCCCAGTCCTGCCCCGCAAACCCATCATCACGATGACTACAGAGGCAACGACTACTACAACCACCACCAAGGCTCCACGCAGACGGCCACCGCCCAATCCCAACCAGCCAGACAGACCTTCGAGTCGCAAACCTGAGTCGAGTCAGCCAAATCCAGCTGTTCCAG GCTCAAACCCTCTATGTCCTGAAACATGTAAGAGAGATGGCAGCATAAAAGCGAGTTTCTGCAGCAGTGAATTTG TGATCACAGGGAAGGTGACGGCACTCTCCCCGGCTCCTCAGGGCCGCCTGCTGGCCACCGTCTCCATCATTAAGGCTTATAAATCTGGAGGACTGACCATCACTCAGGCTGGAGAGACTATGACAGTTAAACTGGTGCTTATGTGCAGGACGTGTCCAGTACTACGCAGAG gaCAAAACTTTATTGTGATGGGGCAGGTGGACGAAGATGGGCGTGGCATTCTCCCTCCAGGCAGTTTCACGGCTCTGTACAAAGCACAGCATGACAAAATCCTCACCAGCCTCAACAACCAGCCATGCTGA